The window GAACTTAAAAAATGCAATGTGGATAAACCCTAGTAAGCGAGGTCTTCGTAAGCGGCTTGCAGCTCATTGTAAGCATGCTGGTCTTTGGCTGTTTTAGCCGCAGCCATTCCCTTTTCATACCACTCGATAGCGGCATTGGTTTCACCCAGCTTCTCCAATAGCTTCCCGAGATGATAATAAGAGCCCACATAATCAGGGCTTTCTGTGAGGATGTCCAGAAATAAAGCCTTAGCCTCTGCATCTTTATTCAGTTTGGTGTACTCCAAAGCCAATGCATGACGGAGAAAATTGTCCTTAGGCTGTTTCTTTAAAAACTCGAGGATGCGGGCGATTCTGTCCATGCCGCAAAAATAAGCCGGATGCCTATCTGGCGGTGGAAAACTCCATTTTCACAGTTTTTTTAGGGTTGCAACTTTGCCGCAAACTTTTTGCTGCTATATTTGTAAATAGTTGCATAAACAACTATCCTAAATTTCTTCATATGAAAATCTTAGTCTGCGTTAGCAAAACACCAGACACTACTTCAAAGATTGCCTTCAAGGATGGCAATACGAAGTTTGATGAGAATGGTGTTCAGTGGATCATCAATCCGTATGATGAGTGGTATGCATTGGTGCGTGCCATTGAATTGAAAGAAAAAGATGCATCTGTTACCCTGCATATGGTGACCGTTGGCGGCGCAGATGCAGAACCCATCATTCGTAAAGCTCTGGCATTGGGTGGTGATGAAGCCATTCGTGTGAATGGTGACAGTAGTGACAGCTATTATATCGCTGCGCAGATTGCAGAGATAGCCAAGCAAGGTGGTTATGATCTGGTTTTAACCGGTAAAGAAACCATCGACTACAATGGCTCAGCGATTGGTGCTTTGGTAGCAGAAATGCTGGATATGCCTTATGTGAGCCTGGCAACTAAGTTTGATCTGGAAGGCAATAATGCAACAGTTACACGCGAGATTGAAGGTGGTGAAGAAGTATGCGAAGTGGCATTACCATTGGTGGTAAGCTGCCAGAAAGGTGTAGCTGAGCAACGCATCCCCAACATGCGTGGCATCATGGCAGCAAGAACCAAACCATTGAAAGTGGTTGAGCCTGCTGCAGTAGAGGCATTGACAAGCGTGGTAAGTTTTGAACTGCCTCCAGCAAAAGCCGGTGTGAAACTGGTACCTGCAGACAATGTTGCTGAGCTGGTACGTCTGTTACACGAAGAAGCAAAAGCCATTTAATCAACTCATTAAAACGAATCTTATGTCAGTACTGATTTTTGCAGACCAGACTGAAGGACATATCAAGAAAGCTTCGTATGAAGCATTGTCTTACGGTAGCCAGTTGGCGAAACAACTTGGTGTTGCGGCTGAAGCAATTGTATTGGGCAATGTGCAGGATGATCTGAGCGCATTGGGTAAATACGGCGTGAGCAAAGTACACCATGCTGCCAATGATGTATTCAATCATTTTGATGCACAAGCATATGCCAAGGGTATTGCAGATGCGGCCAATGCTGCTGGTGCTACTGTAGTAGTACTATCACAAACACAATCTGGTAAAGCTATCGCGGGACGTGTAGCGGCACGCTTGAAAGCTGGTTTGGTTTCAGGTGCTATTGCATTACCTGATACCTCTAACGGATTTGTGGTTAAGAAATCTTGCTTTTCCGGTAAAGCATTTGCGCATGTTAGCGTGAATTCACCAGTGAAAGTAATTGCCCTGAACCCGAATAGTGTGAGCGTTGTAACATCAGATGCCAATGCTACTGTTGCAGCATTAAGTCTGGACGCCAGCTCTCGAGTGAAAGTAACTGCTGTGAATAAAGTAAGCGGCGAAGTGCCTTTGACAGAAGCGGATATTGTGGTAAGTGGGGGTCGCGGTTTAAAAGGACCAGAAAACTGGGGTATTCTCTTAGACCTCGCAAAAACACTCGGTGCCGCTACAGCTTGTAGTCGCCCTGTAGGTGATGCCCATTGGAGACCACACCATGAGCACGTTGGTCAGACCGGTGTGCAAGTTGCACCAAATCTGTACATCGCTATTGGTATTTCTGGTGCCATACAACATTTAGCAGGTGTGAACAGAAGTAAGGTAATTGTTGTTATTAATAAAGATCCTGAAGCACCATTCTTCAAAGCTGCAGATTTCGGTATTGTTGGAGATGCATTTGAAGTGGTACCTCAGCTCACAGCTGCTATCAAACAGCTGAAAGGCATCGCTTAATTCGGTTTTGTTACATAGATCAATCCCACCCTTGTGGTGGGATTTTTTATATCATTGACATTATGATTAAGACAGCTGATAATTTAGGTAAACTGCGCATCACCGGAATGGCTGAAGCCATCTCTTGGGTATTCTTATTGTTTTTGGCCATGCCACTAAAATACATTTGGGGCGAGCCACTAGCTGTAAAGATTGTAGGTTGGATACATGGTATCCTCTTCATCGCTTATATGCTGCTATCCCTGATTGTGGTGCAGGAAAAACGCTGGCCATTTAAAAGATTGGTGTATGCAGGTTTAGCCGCATTCTTACCATTTGGTACTTGGTTTTATGATAAGCAGCTGAAGAAATTCGCGGAAGCTTAACCGGGTTTCTTGGTGCTCACTATATCAATATCAAATACCAATATGCTATTGGGTGGGATGGCTTTGCTTCTGCTACGAATAGAATAGGCCAATGTGGATGGTATGAAAATCCGGATGCTACCACCTACCCTTGCTTTGGGCACGGCCAGCTGCCAGCCCTTGATTAATCGCGCCAAAGGAAAAGTTGCAGGCTTATCTTTCGTTTGATCGAAAACACTGCCATCTTTCATGAGATAGCCTTTATAAAAAAGCGTGACAGTATCTGTTAACTGCACTTGCTCACCATTACCTTCTTTCAACATTTGATAAAATACACCATCAACAGAACCTGTTGTATCAATCTTTCCAGCTGCAGCCTGTGCTTTGATATAAGCAATATCTGCATCATGCTGATAAGCGCTATCTACTTGCTTTGTAACATCCACTACTGGTTTATTACCCTTTTCCTTGATCTTGAGATCAGGGGCAATACCAGAAGACTCAGCGATATAAAAAATATCCTGCTCTACACTTCCATTTAATACACTGGCTCTGTTTAACTCGATCCACTGTCCGCGATTCTGTTGCATCCACGCAGTATTGGCTTGCACCAGGAGATTCCCAAATTTCTTCCCATCTAAAGCCAAATAAGGTTGAGGCAAATAGTTGCCATCATTCATTACTTTGGCGCTACCCAATAATTTCCATTGCTGT is drawn from Chitinophagales bacterium and contains these coding sequences:
- a CDS encoding electron transfer flavoprotein subunit alpha/FixB family protein produces the protein MSVLIFADQTEGHIKKASYEALSYGSQLAKQLGVAAEAIVLGNVQDDLSALGKYGVSKVHHAANDVFNHFDAQAYAKGIADAANAAGATVVVLSQTQSGKAIAGRVAARLKAGLVSGAIALPDTSNGFVVKKSCFSGKAFAHVSVNSPVKVIALNPNSVSVVTSDANATVAALSLDASSRVKVTAVNKVSGEVPLTEADIVVSGGRGLKGPENWGILLDLAKTLGAATACSRPVGDAHWRPHHEHVGQTGVQVAPNLYIAIGISGAIQHLAGVNRSKVIVVINKDPEAPFFKAADFGIVGDAFEVVPQLTAAIKQLKGIA
- a CDS encoding DUF3817 domain-containing protein; amino-acid sequence: MIKTADNLGKLRITGMAEAISWVFLLFLAMPLKYIWGEPLAVKIVGWIHGILFIAYMLLSLIVVQEKRWPFKRLVYAGLAAFLPFGTWFYDKQLKKFAEA
- a CDS encoding FKBP-type peptidyl-prolyl cis-trans isomerase → MKKLLFVLSVVTVLQADAQLYPSILRYLVSDTVKSVQYYTEIRVRQTEDAKKFAAVAGLSNKLSVRFERDKKDRSIALVIIADKKQAQVLANGHNIMPEQGKDELAFRWSYDWKDESNYRVLISSIQDSADKYTIYTGYCFLPDVQQWKLLGSAKVMNDGNYLPQPYLALDGKKFGNLLVQANTAWMQQNRGQWIELNRASVLNGSVEQDIFYIAESSGIAPDLKIKEKGNKPVVDVTKQVDSAYQHDADIAYIKAQAAAGKIDTTGSVDGVFYQMLKEGNGEQVQLTDTVTLFYKGYLMKDGSVFDQTKDKPATFPLARLIKGWQLAVPKARVGGSIRIFIPSTLAYSIRSRSKAIPPNSILVFDIDIVSTKKPG
- a CDS encoding electron transfer flavoprotein subunit beta/FixA family protein → MKILVCVSKTPDTTSKIAFKDGNTKFDENGVQWIINPYDEWYALVRAIELKEKDASVTLHMVTVGGADAEPIIRKALALGGDEAIRVNGDSSDSYYIAAQIAEIAKQGGYDLVLTGKETIDYNGSAIGALVAEMLDMPYVSLATKFDLEGNNATVTREIEGGEEVCEVALPLVVSCQKGVAEQRIPNMRGIMAARTKPLKVVEPAAVEALTSVVSFELPPAKAGVKLVPADNVAELVRLLHEEAKAI